The Pseudomonadota bacterium region AAGCAACCCCCCGTGCCTGTCGACGTCTCGTCTGACGCAGGCCTCGATCTCTAGGGCCGCCGCGCGCTCAGCCGCCGAGAACGAGCATCGCGGTCATCGCGGTCTTGTGGAGCATGATGCCGAAGCGTGGGGCCACGAACGGCGCCACGGTGGTTGACACCCAGGCCGCGAAGCTCGCCAGTGGAACCCAGCGAAGCCAGTCGATGCCGCGCTTCACGAGGGCGGCGATCTCGGCGGTGAACTGCCCCAGGCACAGCAGCGCGGTGACGTTGAGGTACTGCCCGATCATGTCGAGCAAGAAGACCGTCTTGTCTGGCATGGTGTTCATGCCGTAGATCTCCACGACCTCGAGCCAGGCGCGGAAGCCGTGGAGCAGGCCGAAGATGCCCAGCAGCCAGAGCGACTCCCGCACGCGGAGGTCGGCGATCTTGCGGGGCAGCACAAATGAGACGACACCGATCACGAACACGATGAACCCGTAGAAGAGACAGGCGAGCGCAACGGTCTTGTCGGCCACTGAGACTTCTCCTCGTTTCGTGCAGAGCCCGTCTTTGCGCCTGGTCGGCGCCCGGCTTCCGCGGCTGTTTCCGGATTGTAACAGATCACGCTGAACCTGTCACCTACCCGTTCGACCTATCTTGTTAAGTTCTCTTCACAAAGACAGGGGGTTCTCCTGTCGATGTGTAACCTGCCGTGAGCGGCTTTCACTGCCCGCGAGCTTCCCGGAGGCCCCTGCTTGCGAATTCTCACTGAGTTCTTCACTGACTGGCGCACGACAGGTGCGGTGGTTGGCACCTCGCGGTTCACGCGCGACAAGATGTTCGACCGTCTCGACTGGCGCAACGTGCGCACCGCGGTTGAGCTCGGGCCAGGCACCGGGTGCGTGACGCGCAGCATTCTCGGGCGCCTGCCGCGCAATGCGAGGCTCGTGGCCCTCGAGATCAATCCGCGGTTCGTGCATCGACTTCGCAACGAGGTCCGCGATGAACGGCTGGCGGTGGTCGAGGGCTCGGCCTGCCAGCTGCCCCGGCTTCTTCGGGAGCAGGGCCTTCCGCAGGCTGATCTCATTGTCTCCACCCTGCCGTTCAGCACACTGGCGCCGGCGCTGCGACGTGAGATCGTGCGGGCTGCGACCGAGGCGCTTTCGAGCGAGGGGCGCCTGGTGGCCATCCAGTATCAGCCTTTCGTGCTGCCTCCGCTTCTGCAGAAGAGCTTTGGGGGGGTCGGTCTCACCATGTCGTGGATCAACGTCCCGCCGGCCTTCGTCTACACCTGTACACTGCCGTCATCGCCATCGGCCTGAGCGGAGCTCGACACGTCTGCCCGCTCTGTGTCGGACGGGCCTGTGGACGGCTCTCGGGCGTTCTCGAACACCATGACGGGGGCCGTTTCCGGCTTCAGGTCCTGGGTGAACCCCGCCTGTTCGGCGCCTTGCTGGAGCTGGGGGGAGATCCAGCGGTGGTGGATCGCCCGCACGGCGAAGAGGCCGACGATGGTGAGCATCACGGCCGCGGCGACAGACTGAAGACGGCTCAGGAAGACGCTCACGGCCGTTCCACAGAGCCATCCCAGGCCGGTGAGGGTGCCCACCCACACGCCGCAGCTGAACAGGGTCAGCGTCGCGAAGCGCCAGACCCCCATGCGACTCACTCCCCAGAACACCGAGCTGGCGAATCGCATCCCGTAGATCCACTTGACGAGCAGGATGGAGACGAACCCGAATCGCTGCTCGAGATACTCGAACCGCGGATAGAACTTCTTGTAGATCTTCGACTCGGTGATGTTCTTGCGGATGCGCCGGCCGAACAGGAAGGACACCACGTCTCCGCCGACCGCGCCCACCATGGCAGCGGCCAGGGCGGTCGTGAAGCCAAAGCCAAGCAGGTGCTCGTGTGCCAGCATGCCCGTGACGAGAAGCGTGACATCACCCTCGATGGCGACGAGCAGGACGATGGCCCAGTAGCTGTAGATGACCAGAAGGTCCCGGATCCAACCTTCCACTCGGGGGTCCTCACCATCGTCGAGAGCGCTGTGCCGTTGCCAGACGGGGGTGTCAGGCACCTGCTCCCGCCCCTCTCGAGGGAGCAGGGTACGGTCCTGGGCGGCATGCGTATCCGATAGAATATATCACACCGCTCCACCGGAGCAAGTGCCGTCGCGGCGTTGTCCGTGGCGAGATCTGTCTGTTGCTCGACAGGATTCGTGTTGCGCAGCGCGAAGTGTCGCCGCCACACGTGCGCGCCTCACGGCCCCTCTCACGCGCAGGGTCGTCAGTCCAGGGCAGCGCCGCACCTGGGGAAGAGGAGAGTCGGGTTGCAGTCCGTCGACGCGCCACGCGCCATCGCGCCATCGCACCGCTCGGTCCACGCTGGGCGGGCCTTCCAGGAGGGTCTTCCCTTCATCCTCGCCGCCGCCGGAGCGAGTACGCTTGTCGCGCGTCGTGCGCCGCTGCTGGCGCTGGGAGGGGCAGCCTTTGCAGCCGCCTGCGCCGCCTTCTTCCGCGATCCGGAGGTGACCGTCGACGGCAGCGAGACCGTCGTGCTCTCTGCGGCTGACGGTGTCGTGCTCTCTGTCGACCGCGTTCTCGAGCCCTGGTGGATCAAGGGCGAGGCTGATCGTGTGGCAGTGTTTCTCTCCATCACCGACGTTCACGTCAATCGCTGGCCTGTGCGTGGCCGCTTCGCAGCCGTCAAGAAGGTGCCCGGGCACTTCGCGCCAGCCTTCCTCAAGAGCGAGAACAACTGCAAGGATCTCCTGGCCATCGAAGGTCCGCGAGGACCTGTCACGGTGGCCCAGATCAGTGGTGTGCTTGCGCGTCGCAGCGTTCAGTGGAGCCAGGTCGGAGATCAGTTCGAGAAGGGCGACCGACTGGGCATGATCCGATTCGGCTCGCGCACTGACATCTATCTCCCCGCGGGGACCGCAGACATCCTGGTGAGAGAAGGCGAGCGGGTGCGGGCCGCGCGCACGCCGATTGCGAGGTACCTCAGCTAACGTGTGGACGGCGAACATCGCCTGCATCTTCACCCTGATGAACCTCTGCTGCGGCTTCTACGCCATGATGATGCACAGCATGTCCATCCAACCCGACAAGACCATCGATGGCACCATCGCCAACTGGGCGCTGGGTGCTCTTCTGGTCTCGTTCGGCTGCGACTTCCTCGACGGCTGGTTCGCACGAAGGAAGAACCAGGCCACGGCATTTGGTGAGCG contains the following coding sequences:
- a CDS encoding methyltransferase domain-containing protein, yielding MRILTEFFTDWRTTGAVVGTSRFTRDKMFDRLDWRNVRTAVELGPGTGCVTRSILGRLPRNARLVALEINPRFVHRLRNEVRDERLAVVEGSACQLPRLLREQGLPQADLIVSTLPFSTLAPALRREIVRAATEALSSEGRLVAIQYQPFVLPPLLQKSFGGVGLTMSWINVPPAFVYTCTLPSSPSA
- a CDS encoding DedA family protein — protein: MEGWIRDLLVIYSYWAIVLLVAIEGDVTLLVTGMLAHEHLLGFGFTTALAAAMVGAVGGDVVSFLFGRRIRKNITESKIYKKFYPRFEYLEQRFGFVSILLVKWIYGMRFASSVFWGVSRMGVWRFATLTLFSCGVWVGTLTGLGWLCGTAVSVFLSRLQSVAAAVMLTIVGLFAVRAIHHRWISPQLQQGAEQAGFTQDLKPETAPVMVFENAREPSTGPSDTERADVSSSAQADGDDGSVQV